The following are encoded together in the Lathyrus oleraceus cultivar Zhongwan6 chromosome 3, CAAS_Psat_ZW6_1.0, whole genome shotgun sequence genome:
- the LOC127126176 gene encoding isoamylase 2, chloroplastic — MTNLLPAFSFSVTPHKYETKCSFFHTSFTCIQHQNQLVSKNLQDLKIPFSQNLTSKLCATSSRLSIEETGQKLISFTQSEDIKTALPYLFRTETGEGLVKVYVKKKKDTYFVYIEVSSLELSNVEGETFVLCWGVYSDDSSSLGSGKGMNVSPLVKNSLGKFSVELEFDVEQVPLYLSFLLRLSGLEIRTHLKRNFCVPVGFLRGRPSPLGISFSPDGSINFAVFSRHAEGVVLCLYDNNVDTGVKKPALELDLDPYVNRSGDIWHISLENAKSFVSYCYRFRGANRDNSYAECVVLDPYARIVGNSFPNGIGSVKNLGFLRKEPAFDWGDDYHLNLDMEKLVVYRLNVKHFTEHESSQLSGDLAGTFSGLAKKLQHFKDLGVNAVLLEPVFTFDEEKGPYFPCHFFSPVNLYGPSGDPESTINSMKEMVKTMHANGIEVIMEVVFSNTAEVGALQGIDDLSYYYANGVVGGLKVHSALNCNYPIVQNLILDSLRHWVTEFHIDGFSFVNASHLLRGYHGEYLSRPPLVEAIAFDPVLWKTKIIADCWDPNDMETKEIRFPHWMRWAEINTNFRSDVRNFLRGESLLSNLATRLCGSGDMYSDGRGPAFSFNYISGNFGLSLVDLVSFSNAGLEAELSWNCGEEGPTNSTAVLERRLKQIRNFLFILYVSLGVPILNMGDECGHSSGGSLANGNTKPFNWAALKTGFGKQTIQFISFLTSLRTRRSDLLQSRSFLKEENIEWRGIDEAPPKWEDPSCKFLAMTLKAERNEHQESSVSSDILGDLFVAFNADDCPETVVLPLPPEGMSWYRIIDTALPFPGFFLNNGDLVLEQMSGLSTYEMKSYSCILFEANISPS, encoded by the coding sequence ATGACAAATCTCTTGCCAGCGTTTTCCTTCTCAGTGACTCCGCATAAATATGAAACCAAATGCTCCTTTTTTCATACTTCCTTTACCTGCATTCAGCATCAGAACCAACTTGTAAGTAAAAATTTACAAGATCTCAAAATCCCCTTTTCTCAGAATCTCACTTCAAAATTGTGTGCCACGTCATCAAGGTTGTCTATAGAAGAAACTGGGCAGAAACTCATTTCTTTCACACAATCAGAAGACATCAAAACAGCATTGCCTTATTTGTTTCGGACAGAAACAGGTGAAGGTTTGGTCaaagtttatgtcaaaaagaaaaaagataCTTATTTTGTTTATATTGAGGTTTCTTCTTTAGAGTTAAGTAACGTTGAAGGGGAAACATTTGTGTTGTGTTGGGGTGTGTATAGTGATGATTCCTCAAGTTTGGGTTCTGGGAAAGGGATGAATGTGAGTCCGTTGGTGAAAAATTCTCTTGGAAAATTTTCAGTTGAATTGGAATTTGATGTTGAACAAGTTCCTTTGTACTTGTCTTTTTTGTTGAGATTGTCTGGATTGGAAATTAGAACCCATCTGAAAAGAAATTTTTGCGTGCCTGTTGGTTTTCTTAGGGGTCGTCCATCTCCGTTGGGGATCTCCTTTTCTCCTGACGGGTCTATCAATTTTGCAGTTTTTTCGAGGCATGCAGAGGGTGTGGTGTTGTGTTTGTATGATAACAATGTTGACACTGGTGTGAAGAAGCCTGCTTTGGAGCTTGATCTTGATCCTTATGTCAATAGGTCAGGTGATATATGGCATATCTCTTTGGAGAATGCAAAGAGTTTTGTGAGCTATTGTTATCGCTTTAGAGGAGCTAACAGAGATAACAGTTATGCTGAGTGTGTTGTTTTGGACCCTTACGCTAGAATTGTTGGGAATTCTTTTCCTAATGGTATTGGGTCGGTGAAGAACCTTGGATTTTTGAGAAAGGAACCTGCTTTTGATTGGGGTGATGATTATCATCTGAATTTGGACATGGAGAAACTAGTGGTGTATAGGTTGAATGTGAAGCACTTTACCGAGCATGAGTCGAGTCAACTTTCTGGTGATTTAGCTGGGACATTTTCTGGTTTGGCTAAAAAGTTGCAGCATTTTAAAGATCTGGGAGTGAATGCTGTTCTGTTGGAGCCAGTTTTCACGTTTGATGAGGAAAAGGGGCCTTATTTTCCTTGTCACTTTTTCTCTCCAGTGAACCTTTATGGACCTTCTGGTGATCCTGAATCTACTATAAACTCTATGAAAGAAATGGTGAAAACTATGCATGCCAATGGGATAGAAGTTATAATGGAAGTTGTTTTCTCCAATACTGCCGAGGTTGGTGCTCTGCAAGGTATTGATGACTTATCTTACTATTATGCAAATGGTGTTGTTGGTGGTTTAAAGGTACATAGTGCCTTGAATTGTAACTATCCTATAGTGCAAAATTTGATTTTGGATAGCCTCAGGCATTGGGTAACCGAGTTTCACATTGATGGCTTCTCATTTGTAAATGCTTCACATTTGTTGAGGGGGTATCATGGAGAATACTTATCTCGACCTCCCCTGGTCGAAGCAATTGCTTTCGATCCGGTACTGTGGAAAACTAAAATCATTGCAGATTGCTGGGATCCAAATGACATGGAAACGAAAGAGATTCGCTTTCCTCATTGGATGAGATGGGCTGAAATAAATACAAATTTCCGCAGCGATGTGAGGAACTTTCTAAGAGGTGAAAGTCTTCTTAGCAACCTTGCAACAAGACTTTGTGGGAGCGGAGACATGTATTCGGATGGAAGAGGCCCTGCTTTCTCTTTCAATTACATTTCCGGTAATTTCGGACTTTCACTTGTGGACTTAGTCAGCTTCAGCAATGCTGGTCTAGAGGCTGAGTTGAGTTGGAACTGCGGAGAAGAAGGACCTACTAATAGTACTGCTGTCCTTGAAAGACGACTCAAACAAATCCGGAATTTCCTATTCATCTTGTATGTGTCATTAGGAGTACCTATTTTGAACATGGGAGATGAGTGTGGCCACTCCTCTGGCGGTTCTCTTGCCAATGGTAACACAAAACCCTTCAATTGGGCTGCTTTAAAAACAGGTTTTGGTAAACAAACCATCCAATTCATTTCCTTTTTGACTTCGTTGAGAACAAGGAGGAGCGATCTTCTTCAAAGTAGGAGCTTCTTGAAAGAAGAAAACATTGAATGGCGAGGAATTGACGAGGCTCCGCCAAAATGGGAAGATCCATCCTGCAAGTTCCTAGCCATGACTTTGAAGGCTGAAAGAAACGAGCATCAAGAGAGCTCTGTATCTTCCGATATATTAGGGGATTTATTTGTTGCTTTCAACGCAGATGATTGTCCAGAAACTGTAGTTTTACCCTTGCCTCCAGAAGGGATGTCATGGTACCGCATAATCGATACTGCTCTTCCATTTCCTGGGTTTTTCTTGAACAATGGTGACCTTGTCCTAGAGCAAATGTCAGGTTTGTCTACTTATGAAATGAAGTCTTACAGCTGCATTTTGTTTGAGGCAAATATTAGTCCTAGTTAG